One genomic segment of Cellulophaga sp. HaHaR_3_176 includes these proteins:
- a CDS encoding DUF6048 family protein, with the protein MLKYIINLFLFLFISLVWSQSKPIDLQPKDTITKTDKYGIRVGLDLSKIILSTLDENYKGLELVGDYRLKRNLYLAAELGNEEFTKQEDLYNFTVSGSYLKFGVDFNTYENWFGMSNIIHIGGRYAVSSFSQTLNNYQIFSTERYFEDADFAFGSDVSEEFGSLNASWLEAVIGTKVELFKNLYLGASVRIGLLITNKEDERFKNLWIPGFNKVTDNSNFGASYNYSISYLIPLYKKKKELKKKKVSEEEKPTN; encoded by the coding sequence ATGTTAAAATATATCATTAATTTATTTTTATTTTTATTTATTTCTTTGGTTTGGTCACAAAGTAAACCTATAGATCTACAACCAAAAGATACCATTACTAAAACAGATAAGTATGGTATTCGTGTTGGTCTAGATTTAAGTAAAATAATTCTATCTACTCTTGATGAAAATTATAAAGGCTTAGAACTTGTTGGCGATTACAGACTTAAAAGAAATCTATATTTAGCCGCTGAATTAGGAAATGAAGAATTTACTAAGCAAGAAGATTTGTATAATTTTACCGTATCAGGAAGCTACTTAAAATTTGGTGTAGATTTTAATACATACGAGAACTGGTTTGGTATGAGCAATATAATACACATTGGTGGTCGGTATGCGGTTAGCTCATTTAGTCAAACCTTAAACAACTATCAAATATTCAGTACAGAAAGATATTTTGAAGATGCTGATTTTGCTTTTGGATCAGATGTTTCTGAAGAATTTGGATCTTTGAATGCCTCTTGGTTAGAAGCCGTTATAGGAACAAAAGTTGAATTGTTTAAAAATTTATATTTAGGAGCTAGTGTTCGTATTGGTCTATTAATTACTAATAAAGAAGACGAACGTTTTAAGAATTTATGGATTCCTGGTTTTAATAAAGTTACAGATAACAGTAATTTTGGTGCTAGTTATAACTATTCTATTAGCTATTTAATACCATTATATAAAAAGAAAAAAGAACTTAAGAAAAAGAAAGTTTCTGAAGAAGAAAAACCTACAAATTAA
- a CDS encoding DUF6452 family protein, translated as MKLFKYLSLVTVITLTAIFLNSCEKDDICVDGTTPLMVVEFYDFEDKETRKDPSNLIVTALLDDDTFGDIITNTATDSLNIPLRIEELTTVYSFSTNTTTDEANDNVDIITFNYTTNDLFISRACGFIVNYENLSAELTIDELNWIKEVEIANAVIENQTTTHVKIYH; from the coding sequence ATGAAGTTATTTAAATACTTAAGTCTGGTTACTGTAATAACCCTCACAGCTATATTTTTAAACAGCTGTGAGAAGGATGATATTTGCGTAGATGGCACTACCCCCTTAATGGTTGTAGAGTTTTATGATTTTGAAGATAAGGAGACTAGAAAAGATCCTTCAAATTTAATAGTAACAGCATTATTAGATGACGACACTTTTGGAGATATTATAACAAATACAGCTACTGACTCTTTAAATATACCGTTACGGATTGAAGAATTAACAACTGTTTATAGTTTTTCTACCAATACTACTACAGATGAAGCTAACGACAATGTAGATATTATAACCTTTAATTATACTACAAACGATCTTTTTATATCAAGAGCTTGCGGGTTTATTGTTAATTACGAAAATTTATCAGCAGAATTAACTATTGATGAATTAAACTGGATTAAAGAAGTTGAAATAGCAAATGCTGTAATTGAAAACCAAACAACTACTCATGTTAAAATATATCATTAA
- the rlmD gene encoding 23S rRNA (uracil(1939)-C(5))-methyltransferase RlmD: protein MRRKNKKTRTVFENVTVVDAGAKGKTIGKAPDGRVIFLTNTVPGDIVDVQTTKKRKAYFEGVAINFHTLSDKRTEPVCEHFGTCGGCKWQNMSYDNQLFYKQKEVENNLRRIGHLELPEITPILGSKEQYFYRNKMEFSFSDSRWLSLNEINSNEEIKDRNALGFHIPGMWDKILDIKKCHLQKDPSNAIRLATKEFALANELSFFNPRNQFGLLRTMMIRTSSIGEIMVLVQFFENDKTKRELLLNHLSEKFPEITALLYVVNEKQNDTIYDQTIVCFKGRDHIFEEMEGLKFKINAKSFYQTNSDQAYELYKITRDFAGLTGEELVYDLYTGTGTIAQFVSKKAKKVVGIEAVPEAIEDAKANAILNNIDNTSFFAGDMKNIFNPEFITENGVPDIIITDPPRDGMHKDVVQQILNIAPQKIVYVSCNSATQARDLEMMKDLYTITKTQAVDMFPQTHHVENVVLLEKR, encoded by the coding sequence ATGCGTAGAAAAAATAAAAAAACAAGAACGGTTTTTGAAAACGTAACCGTAGTAGATGCTGGTGCAAAAGGAAAAACTATTGGAAAGGCTCCTGACGGTCGCGTGATTTTTTTAACAAACACAGTACCTGGCGATATTGTAGATGTACAAACTACAAAAAAAAGAAAAGCCTATTTTGAAGGTGTTGCTATTAATTTTCATACTTTATCTGATAAAAGAACAGAACCTGTTTGCGAACATTTTGGCACTTGTGGTGGTTGTAAATGGCAAAATATGTCTTACGATAATCAACTTTTTTACAAACAAAAAGAGGTTGAAAATAATTTAAGACGAATTGGCCATCTAGAGCTTCCAGAAATTACACCAATTTTAGGTTCTAAAGAACAGTATTTTTATAGAAATAAAATGGAATTTTCTTTTTCTGATAGCCGCTGGTTGTCATTAAATGAAATAAATTCTAATGAAGAAATAAAGGATAGAAATGCTTTAGGTTTTCATATTCCAGGCATGTGGGATAAAATACTAGACATAAAAAAATGTCATTTACAAAAAGACCCTTCTAATGCTATTCGATTAGCTACTAAAGAATTTGCTCTTGCTAATGAATTATCGTTTTTTAACCCAAGAAATCAATTTGGTCTTTTACGTACCATGATGATTAGAACTTCATCTATAGGAGAGATTATGGTTCTTGTACAGTTTTTTGAAAATGATAAAACAAAAAGAGAATTGCTTTTGAATCATTTATCTGAAAAATTTCCTGAAATTACAGCTCTCCTTTATGTTGTAAATGAAAAACAAAATGATACTATCTACGATCAAACTATAGTTTGTTTTAAAGGCCGAGACCATATTTTTGAAGAAATGGAAGGCCTTAAGTTTAAAATTAATGCTAAATCATTTTATCAGACAAACTCTGATCAAGCATATGAGTTATATAAAATTACTCGTGATTTTGCAGGCCTAACAGGTGAAGAACTGGTTTACGATTTATATACTGGCACAGGAACAATCGCTCAGTTTGTTTCAAAAAAAGCTAAGAAAGTAGTTGGTATAGAAGCTGTTCCTGAGGCTATTGAAGATGCAAAAGCTAATGCTATATTAAACAATATAGACAATACTTCTTTTTTTGCTGGTGATATGAAAAATATTTTCAATCCAGAGTTTATTACTGAAAACGGAGTGCCTGATATTATTATAACAGACCCTCCTAGAGATGGGATGCACAAAGATGTTGTTCAGCAAATTTTAAATATTGCACCTCAAAAAATAGTTTATGTAAGTTGTAATAGTGCAACGCAAGCTCGTGATTTAGAAATGATGAAAGACCTCTATACTATTACAAAAACACAAGCTGTAGACATGTTTCCACAAACACACCATGTTGAAAATGTTGTACTTTTAGAAAAACGATAA
- the rocD gene encoding ornithine--oxo-acid transaminase: MAILETLTSKDAIALEEKHGAHNYHPLPVVLSKGEGVFVWDVEGKKYYDFLSAYSAVNQGHCHPKIVGAMVEQAQTLTLTSRAFYNDVLGVYEKYVTSTFGFDKVLPMNTGAEAVETALKLCRKWGYEKKGIAENEVEIVVCENNFHGRTTTIISFSNDPVARKNFGPYTNGFIKIEYDNLTALEETLKDNSNVAGFLVEPIQGEAGVYVPSEGYLKKAKDLCKKYNVLFIADEVQTGIARTGRLLATCGNCSCADKHCSGTPEVKADILILGKALSGGAYPVSAVLANDDIMNVIQPGNHGSTFGGNPVAAKVGIAALDVVKEEKLAQNAFDLGELFRAELNKFIPTCTVVNSVRGKGLLNAILINDTEDSSTAWDICMALKENGLLAKPTHGNIIRFAPPLVMNKEQLLACVSIITTTIKTFEK; the protein is encoded by the coding sequence ATGGCTATTTTAGAAACATTAACTTCTAAAGATGCAATCGCATTAGAAGAAAAACACGGAGCCCACAATTATCATCCACTACCTGTAGTTTTAAGTAAAGGAGAAGGTGTATTTGTTTGGGATGTAGAAGGAAAAAAGTATTACGATTTTTTATCTGCATATTCAGCAGTAAATCAAGGTCATTGTCATCCTAAAATTGTAGGAGCAATGGTAGAACAAGCTCAAACATTAACACTTACATCTAGAGCGTTTTATAATGACGTTTTAGGGGTATATGAAAAGTATGTAACTTCTACTTTTGGTTTTGACAAAGTATTACCAATGAATACAGGTGCAGAGGCAGTAGAGACTGCTTTGAAATTATGTAGAAAATGGGGTTATGAGAAAAAAGGAATTGCAGAAAATGAAGTAGAGATTGTAGTTTGCGAAAATAATTTTCATGGTCGTACAACAACAATTATTTCTTTTTCGAATGATCCGGTTGCGCGCAAAAATTTTGGACCATATACAAATGGTTTTATTAAAATTGAGTACGATAATTTAACAGCTTTAGAAGAAACATTGAAAGATAATTCTAATGTAGCAGGTTTTCTAGTAGAACCAATACAAGGTGAAGCAGGTGTTTATGTGCCTTCAGAAGGATATTTAAAAAAAGCTAAAGATTTATGTAAAAAGTATAATGTACTTTTTATAGCAGATGAAGTTCAGACAGGTATTGCAAGAACGGGAAGATTATTAGCTACTTGTGGTAACTGTTCTTGTGCAGATAAGCACTGTAGTGGTACACCAGAGGTTAAAGCAGATATTTTAATTTTAGGAAAAGCACTTTCTGGAGGAGCTTATCCAGTTTCTGCTGTTTTAGCTAATGATGATATAATGAATGTTATTCAGCCAGGAAACCATGGAAGTACATTTGGTGGTAACCCTGTGGCAGCAAAAGTTGGTATAGCAGCTTTAGATGTTGTTAAAGAAGAAAAATTAGCTCAAAATGCTTTTGATTTAGGGGAGTTGTTTAGAGCAGAATTAAATAAATTTATTCCAACATGTACTGTAGTAAATTCGGTAAGAGGAAAAGGTTTGTTAAACGCTATTTTAATCAATGATACAGAAGATAGCTCAACTGCTTGGGATATTTGTATGGCTCTAAAAGAAAATGGCTTATTAGCAAAACCAACACACGGTAATATTATTCGTTTTGCACCACCATTGGTAATGAACAAAGAGCAATTATTAGCTTGTGTATCAATTATTACGACTACGATAAAAACATTTGAAAAATAA
- a CDS encoding CCC motif membrane protein, with the protein MHQESLPGSNNALTFGILSIVLTFFCCGPFGGIFGFIGISNANKAKRIYMEGNGQYTGYENSKIGKILSYIGLAISAIYLLFVILYFGVIAAVVVAAIAEGNL; encoded by the coding sequence ATGCATCAAGAATCTTTACCTGGCTCTAATAATGCCTTAACTTTCGGAATTCTATCTATAGTATTAACATTTTTTTGCTGTGGACCATTCGGAGGTATATTCGGTTTTATAGGCATTTCAAATGCAAATAAAGCAAAACGCATATATATGGAAGGTAATGGGCAATATACAGGATATGAAAACTCTAAAATTGGAAAAATATTATCATATATTGGTCTTGCTATTTCAGCAATATACTTGCTATTTGTTATTCTTTATTTTGGAGTAATAGCAGCTGTTGTAGTTGCTGCAATAGCTGAAGGCAACCTTTAA
- a CDS encoding CCC motif membrane protein: protein MEQQKLPNVTIALVLSIVSFLCCCFSMGIGGIILSGIALFLISKDTKLYNQNPQEYSNFSALKTAKIVAIIGLVLAIGSLLWTSYSIIQMGGWDAYMEQFNIMMEQFNNQ, encoded by the coding sequence ATGGAACAACAAAAATTACCTAATGTAACAATTGCCCTAGTACTTTCAATCGTGTCTTTTTTATGCTGCTGTTTTAGTATGGGTATTGGCGGTATTATATTATCTGGTATTGCTTTATTTTTAATAAGTAAAGACACCAAATTATATAACCAAAACCCTCAAGAATACTCAAACTTTAGTGCATTAAAAACTGCCAAAATAGTTGCAATTATCGGTTTAGTATTAGCTATCGGAAGTTTACTTTGGACATCATACAGCATAATTCAAATGGGGGGATGGGATGCTTACATGGAGCAGTTTAACATTATGATGGAACAGTTTAATAACCAGTAA
- a CDS encoding DUF2752 domain-containing protein, translated as MQLVVYFLRLEEYMLPCFSKQIFGVDCPGCGIQRAISLIFHGEFIAAFKMYPAIYTLLLLFAFLLADSFFTIKYAGKIIIILTTITVFLILTNYILKFL; from the coding sequence ATGCAATTAGTTGTGTATTTTTTACGCCTTGAAGAGTATATGCTTCCATGTTTTAGCAAACAAATATTTGGAGTAGATTGTCCTGGCTGCGGTATTCAAAGAGCTATTTCATTAATATTTCATGGTGAATTTATTGCTGCTTTTAAAATGTACCCTGCAATATATACTTTACTATTACTTTTTGCTTTTTTATTAGCAGATAGTTTTTTCACTATTAAATATGCTGGTAAAATAATTATAATATTAACCACAATTACGGTATTCTTAATACTTACGAATTATATATTAAAATTTTTATAA
- a CDS encoding Smr/MutS family protein, translating to MDFVKGDRVEAMDDTITGVIEKIDGTTIMVLSDDGFLIKYLPSELIKIVDDRNLTVTNYEVAKIKSEKAQGKRKNTPVVKPKERTAPKMEVDLHIHQLVPSKRGMSNYDILNIQLDTAKRQLNFAISKKIQKIVFIHGVGEGVLKEELRYLFGRYDNVKHYDADYQKYGLGATEVYIFQNF from the coding sequence ATGGATTTTGTAAAAGGAGATAGAGTAGAGGCAATGGATGATACTATAACAGGTGTTATTGAAAAAATAGATGGTACTACAATCATGGTTTTGAGTGATGATGGTTTTTTGATTAAATATTTGCCATCAGAACTTATTAAAATTGTAGACGATAGAAATTTAACGGTTACTAATTATGAAGTAGCTAAGATTAAATCTGAAAAAGCTCAAGGAAAGAGAAAAAATACGCCAGTTGTAAAACCAAAAGAAAGAACGGCTCCTAAAATGGAAGTAGATCTTCATATTCATCAATTAGTACCTTCTAAAAGGGGAATGTCAAATTATGACATTTTAAATATACAGTTAGATACAGCAAAAAGACAACTTAACTTTGCGATCAGTAAAAAAATACAAAAAATAGTTTTTATACACGGCGTAGGCGAAGGTGTTTTAAAAGAAGAACTTCGTTACTTATTTGGCAGGTATGATAATGTAAAGCATTATGATGCAGATTACCAGAAATATGGTTTAGGAGCTACTGAAGTTTATATTTTTCAGAATTTTTAA